In one Musa acuminata AAA Group cultivar baxijiao chromosome BXJ2-5, Cavendish_Baxijiao_AAA, whole genome shotgun sequence genomic region, the following are encoded:
- the LOC103985313 gene encoding probable xyloglucan endotransglucosylase/hydrolase protein 30 — MTAALSIATAVVMLSCIVTAAVALNVTTLPFDEGFCHLFGDDNLVRSPDGRSARLILNRYSGSGFISNDLYDHGFFSASIKLPSDYTAGVVVAFYTSNGDIFEKTHDELDFEFLGNTRGREWRIQTNVYGNGSTSRGREERYVLPFDPTVEAHRYSILWTSDFIIFYIDDTPIREVVRSDAMGGDYPSKPMSVYATIWDGSTWATGNGKYKVNYKYAPFVSDFSDLVLRGCRVDPIQQPDSARRCAEANEDLLTADFAVMTPKKRAAMRRFRERYMTYAFCYDTNRYPLTFPDCDVIPSEQSRFFEWGETKYPRERRRSRRQIRKPPRAGDPKREADV, encoded by the exons ATGACGGCTGCTCTGAGCATAGCGACGGCGGTGGTCATGCTGTCATGCATCGTGACGGCGGCGGTTGCTTTGAACGTGACGACGTTGCCCTTCGACGAAGGCTTCTGCCACCTCTTCGGCGACGACAACCTCGTACGCTCCCCGGACGGCCGCAGCGCCCGTCTCATCCTCAACCGCTACTCCG GTTCGGGCTTCATATCAAACGACCTTTACGACCATGGGTTCTTCAGCGCCTCCATCAAGTTGCCGTCCGATTACACGGCCGGCGTCGTCGTCGCCTTCTAT ACTTCTAATGGAGATATATTCGAGAAGACACACGATGAGTTGGACTTCGAGTTCCTGGGCAACACGAGGGGTAGAGAGTGGAGGATACAGACTAATGTGTACGGGAACGGAAGCACCAGTCGAGGCCGGGAGGAGCGCTACGTCCTTCCCTTCGATCCCACCGTCGAAGCTCACCGATACTCCATCCTGTGGACCTCCGACTTCATCAT ATTCTACATCGACGACACCCCTATCAGGGAGGTGGTCCGGAGCGACGCCATGGGCGGCGACTACCCGTCGAAGCCCATGTCCGTCTACGCCACCATATGGGATGGCTCCACCTGGGCCACCGGCAACGGCAAGTACAAGGTGAACTACAAGTACGCGCCGTTCGTCTCCGATTTCTCCGACCTCGTCCTCCGCGGCTGCCGCGTCGACCCCATACAGCAGCCGGACTCCGCCAGGCGGTGCGCCGAGGCCAACGAAGACCTCCTGACGGCCGACTTCGCGGTGATGACCCCCAAGAAGCGTGCCGCCATGCGCCGCTTCCGCGAGCGCTATATGACCTACGCCTTCTGCTACGACACCAACCGGTACCCGCTCACGTTCCCGGACTGCGACGTGATTCCGTCGGAGCAGAGCAGGTTCTTCGAGTGGGGCGAGACCAAGTACCCGAGGGAGCGCCGGAGGTCCAGGCGCCAGATCCGGAAGCCGCCGAGGGCCGGCGACCCAAAGCGCGAGGCGGACGTCTAA
- the LOC135611784 gene encoding uncharacterized protein LOC135611784 — translation MRVIPLRSVRLNLLIKASVSSAVPQVSSGSLAKTRMHRQSLGKPGAKHLISGAAGGARKEEKRKSFASAAGSAVAQEPAAEDMAIEADKLLRASSRTNKSIHLIPVFTILCLLVLYFFSHEPSPTDMQAFGSSALRLDSRAAVSGAQTGGHVGAERGNVALATHRSRRRLKAAAGPVRHRKIGSSWLCRAREDYSR, via the exons ATGCGTGTCATCCCTTTAAGGAGCGTGCGGCTCAACCTTCTAATCAAGGCATCCGTCTCCTCCGCGGTACCGCAAGTCTCGTCGGGCTCTCTCGCGAAGACAAGGATGCACCGACAATCTCTCGGAAAGCCTGGCGCCAAGCATCTCATCTCCGGCGCAGCGGGAGGGGCTCGGAAGGAGGAGAAGCGGAAGAGCTTCGCCAGCGCTGCTGGATCTGCGGTTGCGCAGGAGCCGGCGGCGGAGGATATGGCCATTGAGGCAGACAAGCTGCTCCGAGCGAGCTCGAGGACGAACAAGTCCATCCATCTCATCCCCGTCTTCACCATCCTCTGCCTTCTCGTCCTCTACTTCTTCTCCCACGAGCCCTCCCCCACAG ATATGCAAGCCTTCGGTAGCTCCGCCCTGCGATTAGACTCCAGAG CGGCGGTTTCCGGAGCGCAGACCGGGGGACATGTCGGCGCGGAGAGAGGCAACGTGGCGTTGGCGACCCACCGAAGCCGTCGGAGGCTGAAGGCAGCGGCGGGGCCGGTCCGCCACCGGAAGATCGGGAGTTCCTGGCTATGCCGGGCACGTGAGGACTACAGTCGGTGA
- the LOC103985314 gene encoding alpha,alpha-trehalose-phosphate synthase [UDP-forming] 5, with protein sequence MVSRSYSNLLDLASGEFPAFGRTGKKLPRVMTVAGIISDLDEENTNSMTSDGPSSVTQDRMIIVGNQLPIRAHRRPDGKGWNFSWDEDSLLLQLKDGLGEDVEVVYIGCLREEIDPAEQDDVSQTLLETFRCVPTFLAPDLFSKFYHGFCKQHLWPLFHYMLPLSPDLGGRFDRVLWQAYVSVNKIFADKIMEVINPDDDFVWVHDYHLMVLPTFLRKRFNRVKLGFFLHSPFPSSEIYRTLPVRDELLRALLNADLIGFHTFDYARHFLSCCGRMLGLAYESKRGYIGLEYYGRTVSIKILPVGIHTGQLQSVLRLAETEARVSEFRDQLKDRIVLLGVDDMDIFKGISLKLLATEQLLVQHPEWREKVVLVQIANPARGRGKDVQDVQSEMHTTAERINERFGRPGYKPVILIDHPLQFYERIAYYVIAECCLVTAVRDGMNLIPYEYVICRQGTERLDEILQLGPSVPKRSMLVVSEFIGCSPSLSGAIRVNPWNIDSVAEAMDTALVIQESEKQLRHEKHYKYVITHDVGYWANSFLQDLQRACRDHTMRRCWGIGFGLGFRVIALDYTFRKLSVDHIVSAYRRTKSRAILLDYDGTIMPQTSINKTPTPEAISTLKSLCNDPRNVVFLVSGRDKITLSEWFSSCDKLVIAAEHGYFLREKSDAEWETCVSVADFDWKQMAEPIMQLYTEATDGSSIETRESALVWHYQYADPDFGSCQAKELLDHLESVLTNEPVSVKSGQHIVEVKPQGVSKGVVAERLLSTASQKGVLPDFVLCIGDDRSDEDMFEVIMSAMAGPNLSPVAEVFACTVGQKPSKAKYFLEDTTEIVRMLQGLATASDQMARAAASQTPPQ encoded by the exons ATGGTTTCGAGATCGTACTCAAACCTTCTGGACCTTGCGTCCGGCGAGTTCCCCGCATTTGGCCGGACTGGCAAGAAGCTCCCTAGAGTGATGACTGTCGCCGGGATCATCTCCGATCTGGACGAGGAGAACACCAACAGTATGACGTCGGATGGCCCCTCTTCTGTCACTCAGGACCGGATGATCATAGTCGGCAATCAGCTGCCGATTCGCGCTCACCGAAGACCCGATGGCAAGGGCTGGAACTTCAGCTGGGACGAGGACTCGCTACTCCTGCAGCTCAAAGATGGTCTTGGGGAGGACGTGGAAGTCGTATATATCGGTTGCTTGAGGGAGGAGATAGATCCCGCAGAACAGGATGATGTTTCCCAGACGTTGCTCGAGACGTTTAGGTGCGTCCCGACGTTCCTCGCGCCCGATCTCTTCTCCAAGTTCTACCATGGGTTCTGCAAGCAACATCTGTGGCCCCTGTTCCACTACATGCTCCCCCTGTCGCCGGACCTCGGCGGGCGTTTCGACCgggttctttggcaagcttatgtttCGGTGAACAAGATATTTGCGGACAAGATCATGGAGGTGATAAATCCGGATGATGATTTCGTGTGGGTGCATGATTACCATCTTATGGTGTTGCCGACCTTCCTGAGGAAGAGGTTTAACAGGGTGAAGCTTGGGTTCTTTCTCCATAGCCCGTTTCCCTCTTCCGAGATTTACAGAACCCTTCCTGTGAGAGATGAACTCCTCAGAGCTCTCCTGAACGCCGATCTCATTGGCTTTCATACCTTCGATTATGCCAGACACTTCCTTTCTTGCTGTGGTAGAATGCTTGGCCTCGCCTATGAATCGAAAAGGGGCTACATTGGGCTCGAGTACTACGGCCGCACTGTCAGTATCAAAATCCTTCCGGTAGGGATTCACACTGGTCAGCTCCAGTCGGTTCTACGGCTTGCAGAAACCGAAGCTAGAGTATCTGAGTTCAGGGATCAACTCAAGGATCGAATCGTGTTGCTTGGAGTGGACGACATGGACATATTCAAAGGAATAAGCTTAAAGCTTTTGGCCACGGAGCAATTGCTTGTGCAGCACCCGGAGTGGAGGGAGAAGGTGGTGTTGGTGCAGATTGCCAATCCCGCAAGAGGCCGAGGCAAAGACGTGCAAGACGTTCAATCGGAGATGCATACCACCGCTGAAAGGATAAATGAGAGATTCGGAAGGCCAGGCTACAAACCTGTCATCTTGATCGATCACCCACTTCAGTTCTACGAGAGGATTGCGTATTATGTAATCGCCGAGTGTTGTCTGGTCACGGCAGTGAGGGATGGGATGAATCTGATACCCTACGAGTATGTGATTTGCCGGCAAGGTACGGAGAGATTGGATGAGATACTGCAGCTCGGTCCATCGGTGCCGAAGAGGAGCATGCTGGTTGTCTCTGAATTCATCGGCTGTTCTCCATCCCTCAGCGGAGCCATTCGTGTCAATCCATGGAACATAGATTCCGTGGCTGAGGCAATGGACACAGCTTTGGTAATTCAGGAGTCGGAGAAACAATTACGCCACGAGAAGCATTACAAGTATGTGATCACCCACGACGTTGGGTATTGggcaaacagctttttgcaagatcTGCAGAGGGCTTGCCGAGACCACACGATGAGGAGGTGCTGGGGGATTGGTTTCGGCTTAGGCTTCAGGGTCATTGCGCTAGATTACACTTTCAGGAAGCTGTCCGTAGATCACATTGTGTCTGCTTACCGAAGGACCAAAAGCCGAGCCATTCTCTTGGATTACGATGGTACCATAATGCCTCAGACGTCGATCAACAAGACCCCGACCCCTGAGGCCATCAGTACATTGAAGAGCTTGTGCAATGATCCCAGGAATGTAGTGTTTCTTGTTAGTGGAAGAGACAAGATCACTCTGAGCGAGTGGTTTTCTTCTTGCGACAAGCTAGTAATTGCAGCCGAGCATGGCTACTTCCTGAG GGAGAAGTCTGATGCAGAATGGGAAACATGCGTTTCGGTGGCCGACTTCGACTGGAAGCAGATGGCAGAGCCGATCATGCAGTTATACACCGAAGCCACTGATGGTTCGTCCATAGAGACCAGGGAAAGTGCACTAGTCTGGCACTACCAGTATGCTGATCCGGATTTCGGGTCATGCCAAGCCAAAGAACTCCTCGACCATCTAGAGAGCGTCCTCACGAACGAGCCGGTGTCCGTGAAGAGTGGCCAACACATCGTAGAAGTCAAGCCACAG GGTGTGTCGAAGGGCGTGGTGGCGGAACGACTTCTGTCCACAGCAAGCCAGAAGGGCGTGCTTCCGGATTTTGTTCTTTGCATAG GTGATGATAGATCAGACGAGGATATGTTCGAAGTCATCATGAGCGCCATGGCCGGACCTAATCTCTCACCGGTTGCAGAAGTGTTTGCCTGCACGGTCGGGCAAAAGCCGAGCAAAGCAAAGTACTTCTTGGAGGATACTACTGAGATCGTCAGAATGTTGCAGGGCCTCGCGACGGCTTCAGACCAAATGGCTCGTGCTGCTGCATCTCAAACTCCGCCACAGTGA
- the LOC103985315 gene encoding transcription factor MYB93, with amino-acid sequence MSACVDRVVGFVFHLLGPLIGSCRGDMGRPPCCDEMVVKKGPWTPEEDKKLVEYIQRHGHGSWRNLPKNAGLNRCGKSCRLRWTNYLRPDVKRGKFSEDEEQIIIHLHSILGNKWSTISRRLPGRTDNEIKNYWNTHLKKKLLLMGVDPVTHAPRTDLDLLALLPVLLAAATGLGNLGSSSSDAPGLQADPVHLVRLRVLQTLIQATTAGPSIDVMNPLGAASLGCAQPNQQLVGLAPDLSAVANPGGSSFQTGPKTESCSGIAVPVVFSSCAVPTARSVHPPISIPQESAPMDSPASIPFEDWHGLNPGESNADDMICWKDIIDQICWTGQS; translated from the exons ATGTCCGCTTGCGTTGACCGAGTGGTCGG GTTTGTCTTCCATCTTCTCGGTCCCTTGATTGGGTCTTGCAGGGGAGACATGGGGAGGCCGCCTTGCTGCGATGAGATGGTCGTGAAGAAGGGGCCGTGGACGCCGGAGGAGGACAAGAAGCTGGTGGAGTACATCCAGCGGCATGGCCATGGGAGCTGGCGAAACTTGCCGAAGAATGCCGGGCTGAACCGGTGCGGCAAAAGCTGCCGACTCCGCTGGACCAACTACCTCCGTCCTGACGTCAAGAGGGGGAAGTTCTCCGAGGACGAGGAGCAGATCATCATTCACCTCCACTCCATCCTCGGAAACAA GTGGTCTACCATTTCCAGGCGTCTACCAGGAAGGACAGACaatgagatcaagaactactggaacacccatCTCAAGAAGAAGCTCCTCCTTATGGGCGTCGACCCAGTCACCCATGCGCCCAGAACTGATCTCGACCTGCTCGCCCTCCTCCCTGTTCTTCTTGCTGCCGCCACCGGCCTTGGAAACTTGGGCAGCTCTTCGAGCGATGCTCCTGGGCTTCAAGCAGATCCTGTGCACTTGGTCAGGCTCCGAGTGCTCCAGACGCTGATCCAAGCCACGACTGCTGGTCCCAGTATCGATGTCATGAATCCCTTGGGCGCAGCCTCCCTCGGCTGCGCCCAACCGAACCAGCAGCTTGTGGGACTTGCTCCTGACCTCTCGGCCGTGGCCAATCCCGGTGGTTCATCCTTCCAAACCGGGCCGAAGACTGAGAGTTGCAGTGGAATAGCCGTACCAGTAGTGTTCAGCTCCTGTGCCGTTCCCACAGCTCGTTCCGTCCACCCACCAATTTCGATTCCCCAAGAATCGGCACCGATGGACTCGCCTGCTTCGATCCCGTTCGAGGATTGGCATGGACTCAATCCAGGTGAATCTAACGCTGACGACATGATCTGCTGGAAAGATATTATAGA CCAAATATGTTGGACAGGACAATCATAG